The following proteins come from a genomic window of Azoarcus sp. PA01:
- the mutM gene encoding bifunctional DNA-formamidopyrimidine glycosylase/DNA-(apurinic or apyrimidinic site) lyase, translating to MPELPEVEITCRGIRPCVAGRTVTALEVRNPRLRQPVPADLAQTLVGEGLQGVRRRAKYLLLDFPHGSLLVHLGMSGSLRMVSADEPAGVHDHVDLVFGAEALRLRDPRRFGLVLWQPGDGLSHPLLASLGREPLESGFTGAWLHEVTRGVRLPIKQTLMDAHRVVGVGNIYASESLFRARIHPLEPAGAMGPRRLARLVASVRETLLAAIDAGGSTLRDFVGGDGRAGYFQQQYFVYGREGQACRVCATPVRRVVLGQRSTFFCPHCQRR from the coding sequence ATGCCGGAATTGCCGGAGGTGGAAATCACGTGCCGCGGCATTCGTCCGTGCGTCGCCGGGCGGACCGTGACGGCGCTCGAAGTGCGCAATCCGCGGCTGCGCCAGCCGGTGCCCGCGGATCTCGCGCAGACGCTCGTCGGCGAGGGATTGCAGGGCGTGCGGCGCCGCGCGAAATATCTGCTGCTGGATTTTCCGCACGGCAGCCTGCTCGTGCATCTCGGCATGTCGGGCAGCCTCAGGATGGTGTCGGCTGACGAGCCCGCGGGCGTGCACGATCACGTCGACCTGGTGTTCGGCGCCGAGGCGCTGCGGCTGCGCGATCCGCGCCGGTTCGGCCTCGTGCTGTGGCAGCCGGGCGACGGCTTGTCCCACCCGCTGCTCGCGTCGCTCGGACGCGAGCCGCTGGAGAGCGGTTTTACCGGCGCGTGGCTGCATGAAGTGACGCGAGGAGTGCGGCTGCCGATCAAGCAGACGCTGATGGATGCGCATCGTGTCGTTGGGGTCGGCAACATCTACGCCTCCGAGAGCCTGTTTCGCGCCCGCATCCATCCGCTCGAACCGGCCGGCGCGATGGGGCCGCGGCGCCTCGCCCGTCTTGTCGCGTCGGTACGCGAAACGCTGCTCGCGGCGATCGACGCCGGCGGCAGCACGTTGCGCGACTTCGTCGGCGGGGACGGGCGCGCCGGGTACTTCCAGCAGCAGTACTTCGTGTACGGGCGCGAAGGCCAGGCGTGCCGGGTGTGCGCCACGCCGGTTCGTCGGGTCGTGCTCGGCCAGCGCTCGACTTTTTTCTGCCCGCACTGCCAGCGTCGCTGA
- a CDS encoding tetratricopeptide repeat protein produces MNRTASLLTAGLGLAIALAFPAFAQTIDIAAEPASTEAPEVAEQPLTAQMLYTFLLAEIAGARGEIGVSVQAYLDLAQRTRDPRIARRAVEIALFARDLSAATEAARIWVDVEPESAEARRVMAGILSGGTGQLEQVQIQLARLLAESPDQIENHLMGLNRAFARISDKQAVKGIIDRLTEPYLDLPEAQFARAQAAITADDAIASLAAIDLALGLRPDWELAILFKAQLLAQSDSPDAALQLIKEHIDRHPESQNARVAYARGLVSARRFEAARDEFRQLLDNAPNDRDLMYAVGLLSAQLDDFDAAAPLLEQALNAGHPEADGIRLNLGQIAERREDSEGAMRWYRTVEPGRHHTDAQIRIAVLLAQQGNLQQAREHLQSVQAGPDTIKRLRLAEVQLLRAEGREAEALGLLDTELRKTPEDPDLLYESSMLAEHLGQLDVMEGRLRKLIALQPDHAHAYNALGYSLADRGLRLDEAEALIARALELTPGDPFILDSMGWVNFRQGDTAAALAHLEKAYSLRPDPEIAAHLGEVLWSLNRQADATRIWNEALQAHPDSTALKNVMQRFGQR; encoded by the coding sequence ATGAATCGTACTGCTTCCCTGCTCACTGCCGGCCTCGGGCTGGCGATCGCGCTTGCGTTCCCCGCATTCGCGCAGACGATCGACATCGCCGCCGAACCCGCCTCGACGGAGGCGCCCGAGGTTGCGGAGCAGCCGCTGACCGCGCAGATGCTATACACCTTCCTGCTGGCCGAGATCGCCGGGGCCCGTGGCGAAATCGGTGTCTCGGTGCAAGCCTACCTCGATCTGGCGCAACGCACCCGCGACCCGCGCATCGCGCGGCGCGCAGTCGAAATCGCGCTGTTCGCGCGCGACCTGTCCGCCGCCACCGAAGCGGCCAGGATCTGGGTCGACGTCGAGCCCGAGTCCGCCGAAGCCCGGCGCGTGATGGCGGGGATTCTCTCGGGCGGCACCGGGCAGCTCGAGCAGGTGCAGATCCAGCTCGCCCGCCTGCTCGCAGAGTCGCCGGACCAGATCGAAAACCACCTGATGGGGCTCAACCGCGCGTTCGCGCGCATCAGCGACAAGCAGGCGGTGAAAGGCATCATCGACCGCCTGACCGAGCCGTACCTCGACCTCCCCGAAGCGCAGTTCGCTCGCGCACAGGCGGCGATCACCGCCGACGACGCGATCGCCTCGCTCGCCGCGATCGACCTCGCGCTCGGGCTTCGCCCGGACTGGGAGCTTGCGATCCTGTTCAAGGCGCAGCTGCTGGCGCAGTCCGATTCGCCCGACGCGGCGCTGCAGCTCATCAAGGAGCATATCGACCGTCACCCCGAGAGCCAGAACGCGCGTGTCGCCTATGCGCGCGGCCTGGTTTCGGCGCGCCGCTTCGAGGCCGCGCGCGACGAGTTCCGCCAGCTCCTCGACAACGCGCCGAACGACCGCGACCTGATGTACGCCGTCGGCCTGCTGTCGGCCCAACTCGACGATTTCGACGCCGCGGCGCCGCTGCTCGAACAGGCGCTGAACGCCGGCCATCCGGAAGCGGATGGAATCCGCCTCAATCTTGGCCAGATCGCCGAACGCCGGGAGGACAGCGAGGGCGCGATGCGCTGGTACCGCACTGTCGAGCCCGGACGCCACCATACCGACGCCCAGATCCGCATCGCAGTGCTGCTCGCGCAACAGGGGAACCTGCAGCAGGCGCGCGAACACCTGCAGTCGGTGCAGGCCGGACCCGACACGATCAAGCGGCTGCGGCTTGCCGAGGTGCAACTGCTGCGAGCCGAAGGGCGCGAAGCCGAAGCGCTCGGACTCCTCGACACTGAACTGCGCAAGACCCCCGAAGACCCGGACCTGCTCTACGAGTCGTCGATGCTCGCCGAACACCTCGGCCAGCTCGACGTCATGGAAGGGCGGCTGCGCAAGCTCATCGCGCTGCAACCCGACCACGCCCACGCCTACAACGCGCTCGGCTATTCGCTGGCCGACCGCGGACTGCGCCTCGACGAAGCCGAAGCGCTGATCGCGCGCGCGCTCGAACTGACCCCCGGCGATCCTTTCATCCTCGACAGCATGGGCTGGGTCAACTTCCGGCAGGGCGACACGGCTGCGGCGCTCGCCCATCTCGAAAAAGCCTACAGCCTGCGTCCCGACCCCGAAATCGCCGCCCACTTGGGCGAAGTGTTGTGGAGCCTGAACCGCCAGGCCGACGCGACGCGGATCTGGAACGAAGCTTTGCAGGCCCATCCCGACAGCACGGCACTGAAGAACGTCATGCAGCGTTTCGGCCAGCGATGA
- the lolB gene encoding lipoprotein insertase outer membrane protein LolB translates to MLTTAALSGCAIQPPAPPAATVAPRPIASSFELEGRLSATDGERAANGGLQWFHSPAVDEWTVLNPLGQIVGQLVTTAEGARLRTADGRVEHSDDAAAMLNRLLGVAAPLDGLAYWVQATARAGARVLDIDDRGRPARITDAGWTIDYVEYAGAAVDALPRRIDAHWGDARIRLIIDQWTPLN, encoded by the coding sequence GTGTTGACAACCGCTGCGCTGTCCGGCTGCGCGATCCAGCCGCCCGCCCCGCCGGCGGCGACCGTCGCGCCGCGGCCGATCGCCTCGTCGTTCGAACTCGAAGGCCGCCTTTCGGCGACCGACGGCGAACGCGCCGCGAACGGCGGGTTGCAATGGTTTCACTCGCCGGCCGTGGACGAATGGACCGTCCTGAACCCGCTCGGGCAGATCGTCGGCCAACTCGTCACGACCGCCGAAGGCGCGCGGCTGCGTACCGCGGACGGTCGCGTCGAGCACAGTGACGACGCCGCCGCGATGCTGAACCGATTGCTCGGCGTCGCCGCACCGCTCGACGGGCTCGCCTACTGGGTGCAGGCGACGGCCCGCGCCGGCGCCCGCGTGCTCGACATCGACGATCGCGGTCGTCCGGCGCGCATCACCGACGCCGGCTGGACGATCGACTACGTCGAATATGCCGGCGCCGCGGTCGACGCGTTGCCGCGCCGGATCGATGCCCACTGGGGCGACGCCCGTATCCGGCTTATCATCGATCAATGGACACCGCTGAATTGA
- the ispE gene encoding 4-(cytidine 5'-diphospho)-2-C-methyl-D-erythritol kinase encodes MDTAELIRLLDCPAPAKLNLFLHVIGRRADGYHLLQTAFRLLDWGDALSFELRNDDVVTRVTDLPGVSAEHDLVVRAARLLQSYTGCRRGADIRVDKRLPMGGGLGGGSSDAATTLIALNRLWRTGVRREELAALGLRLGADVPFFIFGRDAFAEGVGDELHPLDLPPAWYVIVAPPVTVPTVEIFAAQELTRNTEPIKITDFAASTTRNDLQAVACSRYPEIGAAIDWLAQFAPARMTGSGACIFAQVASEDDAERIVASCPGSYRAWKARSVMQHPLRNWVD; translated from the coding sequence ATGGACACCGCTGAATTGATCCGTCTTCTCGATTGCCCGGCGCCGGCGAAGCTGAACCTCTTCCTGCATGTCATCGGGCGCCGTGCAGATGGCTATCATCTGCTGCAAACCGCGTTTCGCCTGCTCGACTGGGGCGATGCGCTGTCGTTCGAGCTGCGCAATGACGATGTCGTCACGCGCGTCACCGACCTGCCCGGCGTTTCCGCCGAGCATGACCTCGTCGTCCGGGCAGCGCGGCTGCTGCAGTCCTACACCGGGTGCCGGCGCGGCGCCGACATCCGTGTGGACAAGCGGCTGCCGATGGGCGGCGGTCTCGGCGGCGGCAGTTCGGACGCCGCGACGACGCTGATCGCGCTGAACCGCCTGTGGCGCACCGGCGTCCGCCGTGAAGAGCTTGCGGCGCTCGGGCTGCGGCTCGGCGCGGACGTCCCGTTTTTCATCTTCGGCCGCGACGCGTTCGCCGAAGGGGTCGGCGACGAACTGCACCCGCTCGACCTTCCGCCGGCCTGGTACGTCATCGTCGCGCCACCGGTCACGGTACCCACCGTGGAAATTTTTGCAGCGCAGGAGTTGACGCGGAATACCGAACCCATCAAAATTACGGACTTCGCAGCGAGCACCACTCGTAACGATCTGCAAGCGGTTGCGTGCAGTCGTTACCCCGAGATCGGTGCAGCAATCGACTGGCTGGCGCAGTTTGCGCCAGCGCGAATGACCGGTTCGGGCGCCTGCATTTTTGCGCAGGTGGCAAGCGAGGACGATGCCGAACGCATCGTCGCAAGCTGTCCGGGGTCGTACCGGGCATGGAAAGCGCGCAGCGTGATGCAGCATCCGCTTCGCAACTGGGTCGATTGA
- a CDS encoding ribose-phosphate pyrophosphokinase yields the protein MAYGSLMVFTGNANPKLASDVVRRLGISIGAATVGRFSDGEVNIELLENVRGKDIFVLQPTCSPTNENLMELLVLVDALKRASAGRITAAIPYFGYARQDRRPRSARVPITAKVVANMLQAVGVQRLLTMDLHADQIQGFFDIAVDNVYAAPVLLADLDKQKYDDLLVVSPDVGGVVRARAFAKRMECDLAIIDKRRPKANVSEVMNIIGEVKDRTCVIMDDIVDTAGTLCKAATALKENGARRVLSYCTHAVLSGSAAARIADSDLDELVVTDTIPLRDDAKACSRIRQISVASLLADTVLRISNEESVSSLFME from the coding sequence ATGGCCTACGGCAGCCTGATGGTCTTCACCGGCAACGCCAACCCCAAGCTTGCCTCGGACGTCGTGCGCAGACTGGGCATTTCGATCGGGGCGGCCACGGTGGGCCGGTTCTCCGACGGTGAAGTCAATATCGAACTGCTCGAGAACGTCCGCGGCAAGGACATCTTCGTCCTGCAACCGACCTGCTCGCCGACGAACGAGAACCTGATGGAGCTGCTGGTCCTCGTCGATGCGTTGAAGCGCGCGTCGGCCGGCCGCATCACCGCCGCGATCCCCTACTTCGGCTATGCCCGCCAGGACCGCCGTCCGCGCTCGGCACGCGTGCCGATCACCGCGAAAGTGGTCGCCAACATGCTGCAGGCCGTCGGTGTTCAGCGTCTCCTGACGATGGACCTGCACGCCGACCAGATCCAGGGTTTCTTCGACATCGCGGTCGACAACGTGTATGCGGCCCCGGTGCTGCTCGCCGACCTCGACAAGCAGAAATACGATGACCTGCTGGTCGTGTCGCCTGACGTCGGCGGCGTCGTGCGCGCCCGCGCGTTCGCCAAGCGCATGGAATGCGATCTGGCGATCATCGACAAACGCCGCCCGAAAGCGAACGTCTCCGAAGTCATGAACATCATCGGCGAAGTCAAGGATCGCACCTGCGTGATCATGGACGACATCGTCGATACCGCCGGCACGCTGTGCAAGGCCGCGACGGCGCTGAAGGAAAACGGCGCCCGCCGCGTGCTGTCGTACTGCACCCACGCGGTGCTATCCGGGTCGGCGGCGGCGCGCATCGCCGATTCCGATCTCGACGAACTGGTCGTCACCGACACCATCCCGCTGCGCGACGACGCGAAAGCCTGTTCGCGCATCCGCCAGATCTCGGTGGCCTCGCTGCTCGCCGACACCGTGCTGCGGATCAGCAACGAGGAATCGGTCAGCTCGCTGTTCATGGAATGA
- a CDS encoding 50S ribosomal protein L25/general stress protein Ctc — MQIQFKATPRVEQGTGASRRLRRAGQIPGIIYGANADAQAITVDHNELYHLLKKEAFHASVLGIELEGAKQTVVLRDVQWHPYKQQVLHLDFQRVDAGHKLHLKVPLHFINNDTNPAVKLGGCMISHTMTELDVACLPANLPEFIEVDLQTLEAGQSIHVSQLKLPEGVEVVHHGEGDPVVATALTVKGGAAEAAEGEAAA; from the coding sequence ATGCAAATCCAGTTCAAGGCCACCCCGCGCGTGGAACAGGGCACGGGTGCGAGCCGCCGCCTGCGTCGCGCCGGCCAGATCCCCGGCATCATCTATGGCGCCAACGCCGACGCCCAGGCGATCACGGTCGACCACAATGAGCTCTACCACCTGCTGAAGAAGGAAGCTTTCCACGCTTCGGTGCTCGGGATCGAGCTCGAAGGCGCGAAGCAGACCGTCGTGCTGCGCGACGTCCAGTGGCATCCGTACAAGCAGCAAGTGCTGCACCTCGACTTCCAGCGCGTCGATGCGGGCCACAAACTCCACCTGAAAGTGCCGCTGCACTTCATCAACAACGACACCAACCCGGCGGTCAAGCTCGGCGGCTGCATGATCTCGCACACGATGACCGAACTCGACGTCGCGTGCCTGCCGGCGAACCTGCCTGAATTCATCGAAGTCGACCTGCAGACGCTCGAAGCCGGCCAGTCGATCCACGTCTCGCAGCTCAAGCTGCCTGAAGGCGTCGAAGTCGTCCACCACGGCGAAGGCGACCCGGTCGTCGCGACCGCGCTGACCGTCAAGGGCGGCGCCGCCGAAGCCGCCGAAGGCGAAGCCGCGGCCTGA
- the pth gene encoding aminoacyl-tRNA hydrolase, whose amino-acid sequence MSAAAPRLVVGLGNPGAEYSETRHNAGFWFCQQLADKLGVRFSHESRFHGFVAHARDVGVWLLIPQTYMNRSGQAVGALARFYRIAPAEILVVHDELDIPPGQLRLKFGGGLGGHNGLKDTSAHLATNDYWRLRIGIGHPGDRNEVVNYVLKSARREEQAQIDEALERALAAWPLIARGEWNAATTRLNARPAAPK is encoded by the coding sequence ATGAGTGCCGCAGCCCCGCGCCTCGTCGTCGGCCTCGGCAATCCCGGCGCCGAATATTCCGAAACCCGGCACAATGCCGGGTTTTGGTTTTGTCAGCAGCTCGCCGACAAGCTCGGCGTGCGTTTCAGCCACGAGTCGCGTTTTCACGGCTTCGTCGCCCATGCACGCGACGTCGGCGTATGGCTGCTGATCCCGCAGACTTACATGAACCGTTCGGGGCAGGCAGTCGGGGCGCTGGCGCGCTTCTACCGCATCGCGCCGGCCGAGATTCTCGTCGTCCATGACGAACTGGACATCCCTCCAGGCCAGTTGCGCCTGAAATTCGGCGGCGGACTCGGCGGCCACAATGGCCTCAAGGACACGTCAGCGCACCTCGCGACCAACGATTACTGGCGGCTGCGCATCGGGATCGGCCATCCCGGCGACCGCAACGAAGTCGTCAACTACGTGCTGAAATCGGCGCGCCGCGAAGAACAGGCGCAGATCGACGAAGCGCTCGAGCGTGCGCTGGCGGCGTGGCCGCTGATCGCGCGCGGTGAATGGAACGCCGCCACGACCCGCCTCAACGCCCGCCCCGCCGCGCCGAAGTAG
- the queA gene encoding tRNA preQ1(34) S-adenosylmethionine ribosyltransferase-isomerase QueA — MSLTLDDFDYVLPPELIAQAPLAERCASRLLVLDGERLDDRGFCDLPELVQPGDLLVFNDTRVIHARLYGTKETGGHVEVLIERAVGPHEALAQVRASKSPRAGSRLRLADAFDVTVLGRVGEFFHLRFPDSADLLDLLERHGKLPLPPYIDRSADEHDESRYQTVYARERGSVAAPTAGLHFDQPMLAELAKKGVHGAWLTLHVGAGTFQPVRVNDLGEHRMHRERYVIPQETVDAIAATRAAGRRVIAVGTTSLRALEGAAQDGPLEAGSGETELFILPGYRFQVVDALITNFHLPKSTLLMLVSAFAGLEPMRRAYAHAVGHSYRFFSYGDAMFITHCNDAI, encoded by the coding sequence ATGTCACTGACTCTTGACGATTTCGATTACGTACTCCCGCCCGAACTGATCGCCCAGGCACCGCTTGCCGAGCGCTGCGCCAGCCGTCTGCTGGTGCTCGACGGCGAGCGCCTGGACGATCGCGGTTTTTGCGACCTGCCCGAACTGGTGCAGCCCGGCGACCTGCTCGTATTCAATGACACCCGGGTCATCCACGCGCGCCTGTACGGGACGAAGGAAACCGGCGGCCACGTCGAAGTCCTCATCGAACGGGCGGTCGGCCCGCACGAAGCGCTCGCCCAGGTCCGCGCGAGCAAGTCGCCGCGCGCCGGCAGCCGGCTGCGGCTCGCCGACGCGTTCGATGTCACCGTGCTCGGCCGCGTCGGCGAGTTCTTTCATCTGCGCTTTCCCGACAGCGCCGACCTCCTCGATCTGCTCGAACGCCACGGCAAGCTGCCGCTGCCGCCTTACATCGACCGCAGCGCCGACGAGCACGACGAATCGCGCTACCAGACCGTGTATGCGCGCGAGCGCGGCTCGGTCGCGGCGCCGACCGCCGGGCTGCATTTCGACCAGCCGATGCTCGCCGAACTGGCGAAGAAAGGCGTGCACGGCGCGTGGCTGACGCTGCACGTCGGCGCCGGCACGTTCCAGCCGGTGCGCGTCAACGACCTCGGCGAACACCGCATGCACCGCGAACGCTACGTGATCCCGCAGGAAACCGTGGACGCGATCGCCGCGACGCGGGCCGCAGGGCGTCGCGTCATCGCGGTCGGCACGACCAGCCTGCGCGCGCTCGAAGGCGCCGCGCAGGACGGACCGCTCGAAGCGGGCAGCGGCGAGACCGAGCTCTTCATCCTGCCGGGCTACCGCTTCCAGGTCGTCGATGCGCTGATCACGAACTTCCACCTGCCGAAATCGACGCTGCTGATGCTGGTGTCGGCGTTCGCGGGCCTCGAGCCGATGCGCCGCGCATACGCGCACGCCGTCGGTCACTCCTACCGATTCTTCAGCTACGGCGATGCCATGTTCATCACCCACTGCAACGATGCAATTTGA
- the tgt gene encoding tRNA guanosine(34) transglycosylase Tgt, which translates to MQFELLAQHGAARRGRLTLAHGSVDTPAFMPVGTYGTVKAMTPAALADTGAQICLGNTFHLWLRPGLDVVGAHSGLHRFMNWDRPILTDSGGFQVFSLGALRKITEEGVKFASPIDGAKLFLTPEESMRIQTVLNSDIAMIFDECTPHPATHDEAAKSMQLSLRWARRSRDEFDRLANPNALFGIVQGGMFEDLRDESLAALDAIGFSGYAIGGLSVGEPKEDMARILAHTAPRLPAGRPRYLMGVGTPEDIVAGVAAGIDMFDCVMPTRNARNGWLFTRYGDIKIKNATHKQDTRPLDPSCDCYTCRNFSRAYLHHLHRAGEILGSMLNTIHNLRYYQTLTAELRTAIATGDFDSHVARFHSDRSTGIH; encoded by the coding sequence ATGCAATTTGAACTCCTCGCCCAGCACGGCGCCGCGCGCCGCGGTCGCCTGACGCTCGCCCACGGCAGCGTCGACACCCCGGCGTTCATGCCGGTCGGCACCTACGGCACGGTCAAGGCGATGACCCCGGCCGCGCTCGCCGACACGGGCGCACAGATCTGTCTCGGCAACACGTTCCACCTCTGGCTGCGCCCCGGGCTCGACGTCGTGGGGGCGCACAGCGGGCTGCACCGCTTCATGAACTGGGACCGGCCGATCCTCACCGATTCCGGCGGCTTCCAGGTATTCAGCCTCGGCGCGCTGCGCAAGATCACCGAGGAAGGCGTGAAGTTTGCGTCGCCGATCGACGGCGCGAAGCTTTTCCTGACCCCGGAAGAGTCGATGCGCATCCAGACGGTGCTGAACTCGGACATCGCGATGATCTTCGACGAATGCACGCCGCACCCCGCGACGCACGACGAGGCGGCGAAGTCGATGCAGCTGAGCCTGCGCTGGGCGCGGCGCTCGCGCGACGAGTTCGACCGGCTCGCGAACCCGAACGCGCTGTTCGGCATCGTCCAGGGCGGCATGTTCGAAGACCTGCGTGACGAATCCCTTGCCGCGCTCGACGCGATCGGCTTCTCCGGCTACGCGATCGGCGGCCTGTCGGTCGGCGAACCGAAGGAAGACATGGCGCGCATCCTCGCCCACACCGCGCCGCGCTTGCCTGCCGGTCGCCCGCGCTACCTGATGGGCGTCGGCACGCCGGAGGACATCGTCGCCGGCGTCGCGGCCGGCATCGACATGTTCGACTGCGTGATGCCGACCCGCAACGCGCGAAACGGCTGGCTCTTCACCCGCTACGGCGACATCAAGATCAAGAACGCGACGCACAAGCAGGACACCCGCCCGCTCGACCCGTCGTGCGACTGCTACACCTGCCGCAACTTCAGCCGCGCCTATCTGCACCACCTGCACCGCGCCGGCGAAATCCTCGGCAGCATGCTGAATACCATCCACAACCTGCGCTATTACCAGACGCTGACGGCAGAACTGCGCACGGCGATCGCCACCGGCGACTTCGATAGCCACGTCGCGCGCTTCCACTCCGATCGTTCGACCGGCATTCATTGA
- the yajC gene encoding preprotein translocase subunit YajC, which yields MFISNAYAQAAPAGDPTGGLMGMLPLILMFIVLWFLMIRPQMKRAKEHKAMVAAIAKGDEIVTQGGIAGRVTQVGENFLHVEVADNVNIVVQAQSVTNVLPKGTLKTL from the coding sequence GTGTTCATTTCCAACGCTTACGCCCAGGCCGCGCCTGCGGGCGACCCGACCGGCGGCCTGATGGGCATGCTGCCGCTGATCCTGATGTTCATCGTGCTGTGGTTCCTGATGATCCGCCCGCAGATGAAGCGCGCCAAGGAACACAAGGCGATGGTCGCTGCGATCGCGAAAGGCGACGAAATCGTCACCCAGGGCGGCATCGCCGGTCGCGTGACCCAGGTGGGCGAAAATTTCCTGCACGTCGAAGTGGCCGACAACGTCAATATCGTCGTCCAGGCCCAGTCGGTCACCAACGTGCTGCCGAAGGGCACGCTGAAGACCCTGTGA
- the secD gene encoding protein translocase subunit SecD: protein MNRYPLWKNILIGLVLFFGLIYTLPNFYGEVPAVQVSSGKATLKLDSALAAPIEQALRDAQVPYDGLFVDANSIRVRLASTENQLRAKDAIEKRLNPDPSDPSYIVALNLLPASPTWLTAIHALPMYLGLDLRGGVHFLLEVDMPGAITKRLDATAGDLRTLLRDKDVRHAGIVREGNAIQLRFRDAAQRDAARNAILDSTRDLQLVDRDDGSTDLKLIATLTPVAQQTIRDFAIKQNITTLHNRINELGVAEPVIQQQGANRIVVQLPGVQDVAKAKDILGRTATLEVRMVDDSPGALEAALAGNVPFGTELYTERGGSPLLVRSQVVLTGDRLTDAQPGFDGQTNEPAVHLTLDAAGSRIFRDVTRENVGKRMAILLIEKGKGEVVTAPVIRSEIGGGRVQISGSMTTTEANDVALLLRAGSLAAPMEIIEERTVGPSLGADNIAKGFNSTLWGFIAIAVFMSVYYMLFGVVSVIALAANLLLLVALLSLLQATLTLPGIAAMALTLGMAIDANVLINERIREELRNGVSPQAAIHTGYDRAFDTILDSNITTLIAGIALLVFGSGPVRGFAVVHCLGILTSMFSAILISRMLVNLIYGRRRKVESLSIGQIWKPGKAS, encoded by the coding sequence ATGAACCGCTACCCGCTCTGGAAGAACATCCTCATTGGTCTGGTCCTGTTCTTCGGCCTGATCTACACCCTTCCCAACTTCTATGGTGAAGTCCCCGCAGTTCAGGTCTCCAGCGGCAAAGCGACGCTCAAGCTCGATTCCGCGCTGGCCGCTCCGATCGAACAGGCGCTGCGCGACGCCCAGGTCCCCTACGACGGGCTGTTCGTCGACGCCAACAGCATCCGCGTGCGACTGGCGAGCACCGAGAACCAGCTGCGCGCGAAAGACGCGATCGAGAAACGGCTCAATCCCGATCCCAGCGATCCTTCCTATATCGTCGCGCTGAACCTGCTGCCGGCTTCGCCGACCTGGCTCACCGCGATTCACGCACTGCCGATGTACCTCGGCCTCGATCTGCGCGGCGGCGTGCATTTCCTGCTCGAAGTGGACATGCCGGGTGCGATCACGAAGCGCCTCGACGCGACCGCCGGCGACCTGCGCACGCTGCTGCGCGACAAGGACGTGCGCCACGCCGGCATCGTGCGCGAAGGCAACGCCATCCAGCTGCGCTTTCGCGACGCGGCCCAGCGCGACGCGGCACGTAACGCGATCCTCGACAGCACGCGCGATCTTCAGCTCGTCGACCGCGACGACGGCTCGACTGACCTGAAGCTGATCGCGACGCTGACACCGGTCGCCCAGCAGACGATCCGCGACTTCGCGATCAAACAGAACATCACGACGCTGCACAACCGCATCAACGAGCTCGGCGTCGCCGAACCGGTGATCCAGCAGCAAGGCGCCAACCGTATCGTCGTGCAGCTGCCGGGCGTGCAGGACGTCGCGAAGGCGAAGGACATCCTCGGGCGCACCGCGACGCTCGAAGTGCGCATGGTCGACGACAGCCCGGGCGCGCTCGAAGCCGCGCTCGCCGGCAACGTGCCGTTCGGCACCGAGCTCTACACCGAGCGCGGTGGCTCGCCGCTGCTGGTGCGCTCGCAGGTCGTGCTGACCGGCGACCGACTTACCGATGCGCAGCCCGGCTTCGACGGGCAGACCAACGAGCCGGCCGTGCACCTGACGCTCGACGCCGCCGGCAGCCGCATCTTCCGCGACGTCACGCGCGAGAACGTCGGCAAGCGCATGGCGATCCTGCTGATCGAGAAAGGCAAGGGCGAAGTCGTCACCGCGCCGGTGATCCGCAGCGAAATCGGCGGCGGCCGCGTGCAGATCTCCGGCAGCATGACTACGACTGAGGCGAACGACGTCGCGCTGCTGCTGCGCGCCGGCAGCCTCGCCGCGCCGATGGAGATCATCGAGGAACGCACTGTCGGCCCAAGCTTGGGCGCCGACAACATCGCCAAGGGGTTCAATTCGACGCTGTGGGGTTTCATCGCGATCGCGGTGTTCATGAGCGTCTATTACATGCTGTTCGGCGTCGTGTCGGTGATCGCGCTCGCGGCGAACCTGCTGCTGCTCGTCGCGCTGCTGTCGCTCCTGCAGGCGACGCTGACGCTGCCCGGCATCGCCGCGATGGCGCTGACGCTGGGCATGGCGATCGACGCGAACGTGCTGATCAACGAACGGATCCGCGAGGAACTGCGCAACGGCGTGTCGCCGCAGGCGGCGATCCACACCGGCTACGACCGCGCGTTCGACACGATCCTCGACTCGAACATCACGACGCTGATCGCCGGCATCGCGCTGCTGGTGTTCGGCTCCGGCCCGGTGCGCGGCTTCGCGGTCGTGCACTGCCTCGGCATCCTGACCTCGATGTTCAGCGCGATCCTGATCTCGCGCATGCTCGTGAACCTGATCTACGGTCGGCGCCGCAAAGTCGAGAGCCTGTCGATCGGCCAGATCTGGAAACCCGGCAAAGCCAGCTGA